The sequence TGATGTGTGTTCATTTCTAGCCTCGCGATTATCCTCGTCAAGTAGTATTGGCGCGCCGTACTTGACAGAAGCCAAAGCGTTTCCGTACTGCTGTGTCATGGCGCCGTATCTGGTCAAGATTGAACTGAGTTGAATATCTTCGGCGTGGTCGGCGACTCTAGCTAGGGCTTGCAAACGTGGACGCACAAGCACTGGCCTTCGATCTTCCCGTATATGCCAGAATCCGCCGGTGGCACTGTTCAAGGCGGCCAACATGTGGCCGAGCGAGTCATAGCGCGGGGTGAGAATCGGAGTGGATCCGACATGCGGCAGATAGTCTATCTCGACTCGACCGGGCATTTGAGTCTTGATCTGAATGCCGAGCTTTGCTTTACGGAGAATGTGCACATTGGGGTTCAGACTGTCGAACAACAGTACCGTTTCAGCCTTCCTCGCCTCTACCGGCTTCATCTGGATACGCCCTTGCCCATAAGTAACTTGCTGCACCGTGTTGGTGGCTGAATCTATGAGAAAGACAGACGGGTAATCTTTCAGGGCCTGTTCGACGACATAGACAGGAGTATCGAGATCAAAGATGGGCAGTCTTTCGTAGAAGGGAACACTGTCAGGCACGTTGATGTTGATATTACCCGGAGCATTAGGGCTCAACTGTCTGATTCGGTCAGGGCTGAGCTGACTGAAATACGTGTCGACAGTAGGTTTCTGAGGAAAAGTGTAGAGCGGTTCTGAGTGAAGAGGTTTTCCGCTGGATGAGCTAGCTTCCTGGTCGTTTCGTGCGGCGATGCAACTGGTCGTGAAACTAATGGCGGCTATGAGGAGCACTGCAAAGTTGAAATGTAGCATGCTTGAGGAATAAGTACGAGAGTATGGCGTCGAGTTGCTACAGGCGAATATGTAGAAATCGACGGTTTGCGACTAGGTTGTCACCTTTTATGCATTTGCGGTCTTTGATGTTTTGAGGAAAAAGAATGGGTATCAGACTGGCAAGGTCGCCACCAGGCAAGTCTGCTCCGTTGTGCCGAGACTTTGCAGCAAAAGAGGCCGCTCTCCGAGCTTCATTTCGAGCACGCAGGAAGAACCGGCGAACATAGAAGATGCTTCTGTTCCGGTCCGGTTATTGGCAATCAAGTACTTGACCTTGGGCCGGGGGGAAGAAAGAGATCCACTTTCGGCAGGAAGAGTCGCAGGGTGTTGCGTATCAAAGAACGGAAGGCATCGCAGAGCCCAGTAGTTGATCGTAGAGAGGCTGGGCCCAGGTTTTGACAAAGGTTCCATGTGTCCGCTGCTTTTCACTTGTTCATCTGTGGGTAGTAGCCACGCCATGGGCATGACCAGCATATCTATGTCTTTTTCGACGCAGAAAGAGGCGAGCTCGCAGCTTTTAAAGTCGGTGCGGAAGCGAAATGGATTGAGATCCATGCAGATGGCTATGCAGACATTGCCGAGCCCAGGCAAGTGAATTGCCTCGAATCCCTCACCTTCAGATGCCCATCCTTGGTCCGTTTCAAACAAAAAGTGCTTTCGGAAGACGTGCTTTAAAGAGCCATCAGGGGCTACGAGGGCAGCCGAGTTGAAGGCGTAGCTCTGTTCATGTCCGTCGGCCGGCGCTGGTATCGGCACCTTTGCGTCCTTCTCGGGATGCGGTCTAGCATCGAAAGGCGGTCCAATGAGGTCATCGACCGAGGCCGTAGTTTGGTTCGACAGGCGATGAGAGCCAAGCTCTGGAAACCCTATGACGACATAGCAATGAAGCTGTTGGGCTAGGTGGGCAGCTAATGTCAGACTGGGCTGTTTCGAGCAAGTTGAAGAAGATCGGCAAGCGGTGAGAAATGTCGGCACGGTCTGGTCCAGATAAACAGCTTCCGGAGGCTTGAAGAGACGAGCGTCCTCGAGATACGGATCGATTTCATCTCTGCTTTTGAACACGTAGCCGGTAAGAGCGAGTTCCGGAAGCACCAGAAGGTTGATCGGACTTGACTTGTTCTCCGCGATGAGCTTGCTCGCGAGGGTAAGAACGGTTTCGGTGTTTCCGGCCACATCGGCGTGTCTGGAATCGAGCTGAATGCAGGCGATCCGTCTCTGGCCTTGATTCTGTACTTGCATGGTTGACATTCTGATGGACCCGAACTCTCCCCTTGAAATCGCTCCTTTGGATTGGGAGGCTTGACGGGCAGGAGACAAGGACTGAGGCAAAAAGGGCCAGCACCAGCGATCATTCAGCGTTGCTAGCCCTCGCGCCATTGGCACTCGCAGCAGGCGAGGGATATTGACGGTGAGCTGCTCGCAGCGGTAGCCCAGCAATCGTCGGTAAGTTGAATGGAGGGACGATAGCTACGGCAAGCTGTTGCCTGTATAacatactcgtgactgtagctaattcgtgattcatgcTGCACGTGCTCATGTGGCTGCACTCTGGCGTGTGTATGCCGCTGTGCACGCGTTTTGTTGCGGGCTGTGGCTGCatgcactcacgactcactcgtgactcgtgactggctgCGAGGTGGACTCCCCAAGCTGTTGTTTCAAAAGGCGTAACAATTTAAAACTGTCGCACGGTCCCACGCACGACGTgtccattcgtgattcacgattcacgagattcacgattcacgattcacgattcacgattcacgattcacgattcacgattcacgattcacgagaTTCAACTCTCGCGACTACTCGAGACCGTGACTTGGGaagccaagcacgagcCAGTGCGGAGACGCGCATTCCTAAGCCTTATTTTTGTCCACTGGGGCACGCAAaagcacaatcacgaattcacgattgtgagcacgaagcacgagaAAATGGGCAAGCGCGCCTGACTCTGTAATTGATCTAAGTTTTATGGCCTACTCGCAGCGCAACAGCAACTGAGTCTGTAGTCAcacaagtcacagtcacagtcgtgagtcgtgagtcgtgagtcgtgagtcgtgagtctcggAAATCAAACACAACCCTAAGCTTGCTGCACGCTGTCACTTACGACTTGCGCGCACGCATCAATCGCATAGCCTCATCTACTTTGACTGGTTGCACTCGACACACCATCCCACTTTCTGAGCCTTCTCTTCTGCTAGATAGCAACCACCTCAGGAAGACACGATTGGGCAGGATATACGCTATACGCTTTCGAGCATGGTTTCATCACAAGAACTCGAGACGGCCATCAGGCAAAAAGTGCAAGACGTCTCGACTCTGGTCGTTTCCGACGTATCGGGCGGCTGCGGGCAAGCTTACGATGTAGTGATTGTCTCTGATGCTTTTTCCGGACTCAACACTCTGAAACGTCATCGAATGGTCAACGAACTGCTCAAGGATGAGattgcgcagctgcacgcCTTCTCCCAAAAAACCTACACCGTGGCTCAATACGCACAAATgtcgtcttcttccaaCAACGCCTCTGACGCACCTGCTCCTTCGAGCACAAAACCTTCGACTGCGGATCTGCAAGCACCTGCACCGATCACCTCCATGCGCCCATCTCACAACCGCACCGCTTCTGGTGTCTCGATTCCCGAACTGACGTTGAcgaccgacgacgaaacGCTTTCGGGTCTCTCGGCTGGGAACGCTGGAAAACCTTTGGGCGCAGGTGCTCAACCGGGCGGATCCACGCAATACCCCGGAACAGCTGTTCCACCACCGCTCAGCCCGAGCATCTCGCGTCTTCACGAAAATCGCATCAGATCCACCGAATTCTGGACTGGCCTTAGGAGCTATCTGGAATTGCAATTCTCAGGTCCTAATGTCGAAGCTGGTGCTGCCAGTCCAGGTCCATCCAGCAGAAGTCCCGGTGATGCAGAGATTGAACGCATCTTTGAAGACTTTTTCTTGAGCCAGAAGCACCATTTGACCGCTAGCGACGTGGCCAAAGTCAGAGACGCTACAGGTATGTTTGGTATGGCCGGCGTCTAAGCCAAGCATGCGTTTAGATGTGTCTCGATggcattcatgattggtAATTCACGTTGGATTGAACGCCTACAGTAACTTACTGTTCGCATCGTGATCCGCACGATCATTTGTTTGATTTTGGCGTTGCGTTCTGGACCCGTCGGCAGTCTGAGATGATCGCCAATGTGTGCACAATCGAGTCCTGGTTCACACCTCATAGCTGTGTGGTATGGTTTTCGGCGGTCGTGATTGGTACCAGTACATGAAGAGACGCTCTGCTTTGCAGGCCCTGAAAAGTAAACGACCTCTCTCCTCTCCCTATTTCCTCGTCGAGATTCTGCTTACATGTCATCGAACCAGCCATAGACAGTCCTCTTGTACTCGTGATGCATGATAGCCCACTTCATAGACCGATGATCTGCCCGCAAGAATGGATGTTTTGAGGGATCCAGCTTAAAGCTTGTAGGTGGCACCGCTGCTATAGCCTTTCGTTTTTCTaccactgctgctgtcgagtCGGCTTCCGGTTTGGGAGCGTGTGGACGCTGCCGTGTAATTTTAGGCGCCGTCGCGACGAAAAGCGCTAGATCCGGATCCGCGAGGCACTCCACATGAATCGCAGAGGCGGGATCGGAAAGGCATCCGGTGCATCCGAGACTATGTGTCAACGGCGCTGGATCTCTCCACGAAACTGCGGATGTTGAGACCTTGTTTGTGGAAGCGCTCGTCTTttcagctgcagcagcaccgttCTGTGACGAACCGGCGTAATCGTTGCATCGAGGGTTCAAAAAGTCGAAGCAGGCGACTCGATATTCCTTGACCACAAACGGATGCTTGGATGCACGGCAGTGGGGACACAGCCCCATCTTACCCATGGTtgtgttgctgttgctcgtGAGGAGCCTGTAACGGTACAAGCCGCGCATCGCAGCTACCCACTGAAGTACCACTCTCGAAACGACGAGCTTTCGCTTGGCTCGTGTCAAGGCTACGTAGAGATGATTCAGCTCGTCCTGATGCCAGTAGCTTTCCACTTCAACCCTTTGCGACTTTTCGGCTCCAAAGACCGGTCGAAAGTCGTCCTCGACACAAACATAATCCCACTCGAGACCTTTTGCCTGATGCACAGTGGTCAGAATCACAGTGGCGTCCTGCTCGGTGTCTGCAAAGCGCATTTCCAGCTGCGCCACCTGCTCGAGAAAGTCGGAGCTCGCCAAGAGGCCGCCGAGGGCTACGGCCAGACTCAGCTTGCTCTCGCCGGAACCTTCTGCTTCGACGCGTTGCACGAGGTCCTTCCAGCTGGCAAAatcgcgcagcagcgagttACGCGACATGGATCTCGAATCATTGTGATAAAGGATGTGGGCATCGCGAAGCAGCGTGACAATGGCTTCCGGCTGCAGCGCCTGACTCGTTTTCAGAAACAACTTGTGTGGTTGCGGAAGTGAAGCCGACAATGCCAAAGCGGTCAGGCACAGCTTCCGATTGGAACGAAAAATACGTGTGTGGCGGATCAATTCGTCGCTGTGACCGATGCTTCCAACCAATCCCGCCTGCAGAGCTACAGCCCGTCGTCCCTCGTCCATCTGATCTGGGAGAACATTGGCTAGGGCGGGTGTCGGCTGCATCTCTGTTGATACTTCATTCGGATCGCCGATCCGCTGCTGTGTGGGCTGCCTTGATTCTGCCGCAGGTGTTGGTGGCACAAGTTGATGGCGGAAGACGTTGGCATCAGCATAAACGCGATCCGCCATTCCCAGTGCACCAGTAAGCACTGGCCTGGCTGACGATCTTTCCCAAGGAGCTGGTTTGCGGAGGCCGAGCATTTCGGTCGCAATTTTGGCAATCGCATTTCCAAACCGGAAACTCTTGgtgagctggaagcgggCCGTAGACGGGTAGAGACGCTCGTCAAAGGCCTTGGCGGTGCCGCCGCGGAAACCGTAGATCTTTTGGAATATGTCACCGACAATGAGAATGCCGCAGTGCTTCTTTGCTCTGAGCAGGATGGAGACCTGCGCTGCGGACAAGTCCTGTGCCTCATCGAGCAAAAGGACGTCAAACGCCTTGAAAAAGTTCTCGGAATGGTGAggaggctgcagctggagcagcttgacgtAGGCATCGTGTGGGCATTTGACTGACTTGCCGTTGCGATCTGGGGCGCCTTGTCGAATGGAATCCCACAGCTCTTGCGCGCACCTCGCAACCGCTCGCACCTTGAGATCAGTGTCGGTGGTGACCTTGTTGGGAACGTGGCGATCGGGAATGACGGTGGCATCGTCCGAGTAGAAGAAGCGCTGAAGAGTGGTAAGCACATAAGTGGCAACAGCAGTCGGGGTTAGGCGGTGGTCGCGTCCGCTCTGTGTCGACATGGCTTGCGCACGCACCAGCTGGCCCTCTGGAAGCGACTCGCCAAGGAGACGCACCACATCGCGTGCTCGTAGATCGCCAATCTCCTGGCCAGCCGTACGCACAACTTGACAGAGAGCCACCGAGTGCATGGTACGGCATTGGACGTTGCTGGGAAAGCGACGCCGCGCCtcctcggctgcagctttGTTAAAGGCGATGTATAGGAAGCGCTTGTGTGGGCGTCGCTGGGAATATGCGAGAAGCGATCTTGTCTTGCCCGTGCCTGCAAAGGCCTGTaccttgacgagctcgccagGACGCACGTCTCGGCAGACGAATCTATGCTGCTCGTGGGTGAGTTGGAAGGCGAGGTCGGCGCCTGGGGCAGGCAAAGTTCGATCGGGTTGGTAAAAGGTGGTCACGGCAATGAAGCAATCGTAGTCCAAGATGCGGACGGATTGGAGGGATGGCAGATTCTGTGAGAAGGCACGAGAGACGCGGACGACGGCGAGATAAAGACGTACGCTACAAAGTACCTCGATTGCGACGGCATTGTCGACGTCAGCAAAGATATTTTCTGCCGTGACACGACCGACGACAAAATCACGGCACCATTTGCGTATGGCAGGAAAGCAAGCGTGTTCGTGCCAGAGTCTTGTAAGGCATGGAACGAGTTCGAGAAGGTCAAGAGGGGccgccttgagctgcaaGGTGCTTACGAGATCTGT is a genomic window of Mycosarcoma maydis chromosome 10, whole genome shotgun sequence containing:
- a CDS encoding amidase (related to NTA1 - Amidase), whose protein sequence is MSTMQVQNQGQRRIACIQLDSRHADVAGNTETVLTLASKLIAENKSSPINLLVLPELALTGYVFKSRDEIDPYLEDARLFKPPEAVYLDQTVPTFLTACRSSSTCSKQPSLTLAAHLAQQLHCYVVIGFPELGSHRLSNQTTASVDDLIGPPFDARPHPEKDAKVPIPAPADGHEQSYAFNSAALVAPDGSLKHVFRKHFLFETDQGWASEGEGFEAIHLPGLGNVCIAICMDLNPFRFRTDFKSCELASFCVEKDIDMLVMPMAWLLPTDEQVKSSGHMEPLSKPGPSLSTINYWALRCLPFFDTQHPATLPAESGSLSSPRPKVKYLIANNRTGTEASSMFAGSSCVLEMKLGERPLLLQSLGTTEQTCLVATLPV
- a CDS encoding uncharacterized protein (related to DNA helicase Fdhp); translation: MQPITHYTSLLHTQRRNTSHQQRSAADSSNSPFDAPSNIPAKRRQPPSSSCFAQPQALTGTASAVASPSNTGVTTFANRSFNKKVASSNDDSIAARLQPKLSQTSWRRHKSYQHADLNGPTRRTVLEWLPREVVFMILHLLSFRDIQTLCRADKRLRPLIHSKSFCPWRKLLASFLHRQRLYDQVIALEEESLFDSSEIDSNHDHHQDDPHKTPNQGSSQSSSTDGSANLGQAATATTPDQARIEQDFLQAYTDLVSTLQLKAAPLDLLELVPCLTRLWHEHACFPAIRKWCRDFVVGRVTAENIFADVDNAVAIEVLCSVRLYLAVVRVSRAFSQNLPSLQSVRILDYDCFIAVTTFYQPDRTLPAPGADLAFQLTHEQHRFVCRDVRPGELVKVQAFAGTGKTRSLLAYSQRRPHKRFLYIAFNKAAAEEARRRFPSNVQCRTMHSVALCQVVRTAGQEIGDLRARDVVRLLGESLPEGQLVRAQAMSTQSGRDHRLTPTAVATYVLTTLQRFFYSDDATVIPDRHVPNKVTTDTDLKVRAVARCAQELWDSIRQGAPDRNGKSVKCPHDAYVKLLQLQPPHHSENFFKAFDVLLLDEAQDLSAAQVSILLRAKKHCGILIVGDIFQKIYGFRGGTAKAFDERLYPSTARFQLTKSFRFGNAIAKIATEMLGLRKPAPWERSSARPVLTGALGMADRVYADANVFRHQLVPPTPAAESRQPTQQRIGDPNEVSTEMQPTPALANVLPDQMDEGRRAVALQAGLVGSIGHSDELIRHTRIFRSNRKLCLTALALSASLPQPHKLFLKTSQALQPEAIVTLLRDAHILYHNDSRSMSRNSLLRDFASWKDLVQRVEAEGSGESKLSLAVALGGLLASSDFLEQVAQLEMRFADTEQDATVILTTVHQAKGLEWDYVCVEDDFRPVFGAEKSQRVEVESYWHQDELNHLYVALTRAKRKLVVSRVVLQWVAAMRGLYRYRLLTSNSNTTMGKMGLCPHCRASKHPFVVKEYRVACFDFLNPRCNDYAGSSQNGAAAAEKTSASTNKVSTSAVSWRDPAPLTHSLGCTGCLSDPASAIHVECLADPDLALFVATAPKITRQRPHAPKPEADSTAAVVEKRKAIAAVPPTSFKLDPSKHPFLRADHRSMKWAIMHHEYKRTVYGWFDDM